The proteins below come from a single Candidatus Syntrophosphaera sp. genomic window:
- a CDS encoding MGMT family protein — MNSTAAIIQAVKSVPSGQVSTYARIAAVAGIPNGARQVARILHSCSEKYGLPWWRIVRSSGEIALSDESGGRLQKELLLQEGVWFKSPRVVDLERCGV, encoded by the coding sequence ATGAACAGCACCGCAGCCATCATCCAGGCGGTGAAATCGGTTCCGTCAGGACAGGTTTCCACCTATGCCAGGATCGCCGCAGTGGCCGGGATCCCCAACGGGGCAAGGCAGGTGGCGCGGATACTCCACAGCTGCTCGGAAAAGTACGGCCTGCCCTGGTGGCGGATCGTGCGCTCCTCAGGCGAAATAGCCCTGTCAGACGAATCCGGCGGCAGGCTGCAAAAGGAACTCCTCCTCCAGGAAGGAGTTTGGTTCAAGTCACCCCGGGTGGTGGATCTGGAGCGCTGCGGAGTCTGA
- a CDS encoding bifunctional folylpolyglutamate synthase/dihydrofolate synthase — MQYQEFLDHIYRKYSGNVKLELDRMRNLLEEMGDPQNSLRGFHIAGTNGKGSVCATLEALCLAHGWHTGLNTSPHLIDYTERFRLDGQELPFERILETFHRYEQLFEKWDASFFEITTAIAFQLFKEEQVQTAVIEVGLGGRLDATNLFNPDVCAITTIGLDHVKTLGGTLELIAAEKAGITKPGIPLVLGRIEPGPRKVIMARARELQAPLYAIGKDFNARIAARRITGLELDYSFGRHVYKNLRTNLIGEHQAANVAVALTAFLLHAKRRGLQVSARKIRQALLNVKWRGRMQVLSSEPLIIADGAHNVQGVQALLATLHKLYPSRRFRFLISILADKNYKEMIAIFCGKAERVYVAQNTSDRAASLEEQVAQIKKHGVPYVTAGSVAEAFQIARSELGQRDILVCGGSLYTVGEVLNSFKPDPSKP, encoded by the coding sequence ATGCAATATCAGGAATTTCTGGACCACATCTACCGCAAATACTCCGGCAACGTGAAACTCGAGCTGGACCGGATGCGAAACCTGCTTGAGGAGATGGGCGATCCCCAAAACTCCCTGCGCGGATTCCACATCGCCGGAACCAACGGCAAGGGAAGCGTTTGCGCCACCCTCGAGGCCCTCTGCCTGGCGCATGGATGGCACACCGGCCTGAACACCTCGCCCCACCTGATCGATTACACGGAACGTTTCCGGCTCGATGGCCAGGAACTGCCTTTCGAGCGGATCCTTGAGACCTTTCACCGTTATGAGCAGCTGTTTGAAAAGTGGGACGCCTCGTTCTTTGAGATCACCACCGCCATCGCGTTCCAATTGTTCAAGGAGGAACAGGTCCAAACCGCTGTGATCGAGGTTGGGCTGGGGGGCCGGCTCGACGCCACAAACCTCTTCAATCCTGATGTTTGCGCCATCACCACCATCGGCCTGGACCACGTCAAGACCCTGGGCGGCACCCTGGAACTGATCGCGGCTGAAAAAGCCGGCATCACCAAGCCGGGGATACCTCTCGTGCTGGGCAGGATCGAACCCGGCCCCCGAAAGGTCATCATGGCCAGGGCCCGGGAACTGCAGGCCCCTCTTTATGCCATCGGAAAAGACTTTAACGCGCGCATCGCGGCCAGGCGGATCACAGGTCTGGAGCTGGATTACAGTTTCGGGCGCCACGTCTATAAAAACCTGCGCACCAACCTGATCGGCGAACACCAGGCCGCCAATGTCGCCGTGGCCCTCACCGCCTTTCTGCTCCACGCGAAAAGGCGCGGGCTGCAGGTCTCGGCGCGCAAGATAAGACAAGCTCTCTTGAATGTCAAATGGCGAGGCAGGATGCAGGTTTTGAGCTCTGAGCCGCTCATCATTGCCGACGGCGCGCACAACGTCCAGGGCGTGCAAGCATTGCTGGCCACCCTGCATAAACTATATCCCAGCCGCCGTTTCCGCTTCCTCATCTCCATCCTGGCAGACAAGAATTACAAAGAAATGATCGCAATTTTCTGCGGCAAAGCGGAAAGGGTCTACGTGGCCCAAAACACCTCCGACCGCGCCGCCAGCCTGGAAGAGCAGGTCGCCCAGATCAAAAAGCACGGCGTGCCCTACGTTACGGCGGGATCGGTCGCGGAGGCCTTTCAGATCGCGCGCAGCGAGCTTGGGCAGCGGGACATCCTCGTCTGCGGCGGTTCGCTCTATACCGTGGGTGAGGTCCTCAACAGCTTCAAGCCTGATCCTTCCAAGCCATAA
- a CDS encoding ferritin family protein encodes MPAYSINEIIEMAVQIERNGYAYYHEATKRADLDPASRDLMINLRDAELNHEKTFLSLRDDADMQNLELSQDWEMVAAYLKTIVDSRIFNDEDSAIRKATEAKDIFGLLDMAISFEKDTLLYFHAISDSINNPRALLVLRRIINEEVSHVLKLNDYKKSIS; translated from the coding sequence ATGCCAGCATATTCAATTAACGAGATCATTGAAATGGCCGTGCAGATTGAGCGCAACGGCTATGCCTATTACCATGAAGCCACCAAGAGGGCGGACCTCGATCCCGCCAGCCGCGATTTGATGATAAACTTGCGCGACGCCGAACTGAATCACGAAAAGACCTTTCTGAGCCTGAGGGACGACGCGGACATGCAGAATCTCGAGCTTTCCCAAGATTGGGAGATGGTGGCCGCATATCTGAAGACGATCGTGGACAGCCGGATCTTCAACGACGAGGATTCCGCCATCCGCAAGGCCACCGAGGCCAAGGACATTTTCGGCCTTTTGGACATGGCCATCAGCTTCGAAAAGGACACACTGCTCTATTTCCACGCCATCAGCGACAGCATCAATAATCCCCGGGCCTTGCTAGTCCTGAGGCGCATCATCAATGAGGAAGTGTCCCACGTCCTGAAACTCAACGATTACAAGAAGAGCATTTCCTAA
- a CDS encoding DUF975 family protein, with amino-acid sequence MNNEEIRREARELLKDKWWNLALIWLILYGIYSILGMTGIGGIAPLIAGGPFTLAISAIFLKLYRRGDFRVEEMFDGFKDFIRTLVAYLLMSLYIFLWSLLLIVPGIIAAIGYSMTFFIMAEDPNIEAQDALRKSKQLMEGHKTEYFMLMLSFIGWFLISVLTFGLGFLLLSSYCTMASAIFYQRIKGEAAQSFGEEAIPAS; translated from the coding sequence ATGAACAATGAGGAAATTCGCCGGGAGGCGAGAGAACTGTTAAAAGACAAATGGTGGAATCTGGCCCTGATCTGGCTGATCTTGTATGGGATCTATTCAATTTTGGGGATGACGGGAATTGGCGGAATTGCGCCTCTGATCGCGGGAGGCCCGTTCACTCTGGCTATCTCCGCCATCTTCCTGAAACTCTATCGCCGCGGGGATTTCCGGGTGGAGGAGATGTTCGACGGGTTCAAGGATTTCATCCGCACCCTGGTTGCCTATTTGCTAATGTCATTATACATCTTCTTGTGGAGCCTGCTGCTGATCGTGCCTGGGATCATCGCCGCCATCGGCTATTCCATGACCTTTTTCATCATGGCGGAAGACCCCAATATCGAGGCCCAGGATGCACTGCGCAAAAGCAAGCAGCTGATGGAGGGGCATAAGACCGAGTATTTCATGCTGATGCTTTCCTTTATCGGCTGGTTCCTGATCAGCGTCCTCACCTTCGGGCTGGGATTCCTGCTGCTTTCATCCTATTGCACCATGGCCAGCGCGATCTTCTATCAGCGCATCAAAGGCGAGGCCGCGCAAAGCTTTGGCGAGGAGGCGATCCCCGCAAGTTAG
- a CDS encoding M20/M25/M40 family metallo-hydrolase produces the protein MNTDVVQYFLELLAIDSESRDERAMVDRLIADLKALGAVVEEDDCHKTSGGNAGNIHALFPGRKDKKPVLFCAHADTVKPGKGIKASITEGRIHTDGKTVLGGDDKSGIAEIILGIKAFLDEGMDHAPIEVLITVSEEIGLLGAKHFDKSKLQAAFGYALDAHRVGDLVVGAPAQNSIRITVTGKEAHAGVEPEKGINAIRIASEAISAMPLGRIDHETTCNIGIISGGTATNIVPNSVVVQGEARSHNPVKLDQVTQDIRHAVESTVNRHKYDFGSAAFVWDAHTEYQSFRIQEGEPVVQVALDALKSLGIREKVTVGGGGSDANIINAAGLPMIICGTGMNKVHTVEEDIEVEELRRGAAFIAALISVYSAL, from the coding sequence ATGAACACTGATGTAGTCCAGTATTTCCTCGAACTGCTCGCCATAGACAGCGAATCCAGGGACGAGCGGGCCATGGTCGACCGCCTGATAGCGGACCTGAAAGCCCTCGGAGCCGTGGTCGAAGAGGATGACTGCCACAAAACAAGCGGCGGCAACGCGGGCAATATCCACGCCTTGTTTCCAGGCCGCAAGGACAAAAAGCCGGTCCTCTTCTGCGCCCACGCGGATACTGTCAAACCGGGCAAAGGGATCAAGGCTTCCATCACAGAGGGGCGCATCCACACGGACGGGAAGACCGTTCTGGGCGGAGACGACAAATCCGGTATCGCGGAGATCATCCTGGGCATCAAGGCTTTTCTGGACGAGGGGATGGACCACGCCCCGATCGAAGTTTTGATCACCGTTTCAGAGGAGATCGGGCTGCTGGGTGCCAAGCATTTTGACAAAAGCAAGCTCCAGGCCGCCTTCGGATATGCCCTGGATGCCCATCGGGTCGGCGATCTGGTGGTTGGCGCGCCAGCCCAGAACTCGATCAGGATTACGGTCACCGGCAAGGAGGCGCACGCCGGAGTCGAGCCGGAGAAAGGCATCAACGCCATCCGGATCGCCAGCGAGGCCATATCCGCAATGCCCTTGGGCCGCATCGACCATGAAACGACCTGCAACATCGGCATCATCAGCGGCGGGACGGCCACCAACATCGTTCCCAACAGCGTTGTGGTCCAAGGTGAAGCCCGCAGCCACAATCCGGTCAAACTGGACCAGGTGACTCAGGATATCCGCCATGCCGTGGAAAGCACGGTCAATCGGCACAAATACGATTTTGGCAGCGCCGCCTTTGTCTGGGATGCGCATACTGAATACCAATCCTTCCGCATTCAGGAAGGAGAGCCGGTCGTGCAGGTAGCCCTGGACGCCCTGAAAAGCCTGGGCATCAGGGAGAAAGTGACCGTGGGCGGAGGCGGCAGCGATGCCAACATAATCAACGCGGCCGGTCTTCCCATGATCATCTGCGGCACCGGGATGAACAAGGTGCACACCGTGGAAGAGGACATCGAGGTCGAAGAACTGAGGCGCGGAGCGGCTTTCATCGCCGCCCTGATCAGCGTCTACTCCGCTTTGTGA
- the dapF gene encoding diaminopimelate epimerase, whose translation MLIPFRKMQAQGNDFIILLLTGQKESRLSLEALAMDICDRRKGAGADGLVLLLDDPEADARMTIFNSDGSRAEMCGSALRCCSRLVYEITGRTELSIATDDGIKTASIANDCVEVNMGKPDLFYADKRVAEVRGSLVGVGNLHFVSFWENLVDQEYKYGPVLERHPDFPGEVNSQFVRVIGRGEIELRIWERGCGTTQACGTGAVASVFCGIGKDLLDNEVKVNMPGGNVCVRYQDNGEFILAGSVEHVYSGVYRWKI comes from the coding sequence ATGCTGATCCCCTTCCGCAAGATGCAAGCCCAAGGCAACGATTTTATCATCCTGCTGCTGACCGGGCAGAAAGAAAGCCGGCTTTCTCTGGAAGCACTGGCCATGGACATTTGTGACCGCAGGAAAGGAGCCGGGGCCGACGGTTTGGTCTTATTGCTGGACGATCCGGAAGCAGATGCCCGGATGACAATCTTCAACAGCGACGGAAGCCGGGCCGAGATGTGCGGTTCAGCCCTGCGCTGCTGTTCCAGGCTGGTTTACGAAATCACGGGCAGGACAGAGCTTAGCATCGCCACGGACGACGGGATCAAAACTGCAAGCATCGCAAACGATTGCGTCGAAGTGAACATGGGTAAACCGGACCTGTTCTACGCGGACAAACGCGTCGCAGAGGTGCGGGGCAGCTTGGTGGGGGTCGGCAACCTGCATTTTGTCTCCTTCTGGGAGAACCTGGTTGACCAGGAATACAAGTACGGACCGGTTTTGGAACGGCATCCGGACTTTCCCGGCGAAGTCAATTCCCAGTTTGTTCGCGTTATCGGGCGCGGTGAGATCGAGCTTAGGATCTGGGAGAGGGGCTGTGGCACCACCCAGGCTTGTGGCACCGGCGCGGTGGCCAGTGTGTTCTGTGGTATCGGCAAAGACTTGCTGGACAACGAGGTAAAGGTAAACATGCCCGGCGGAAATGTTTGCGTGAGATACCAGGACAACGGGGAATTTATCCTGGCGGGAAGCGTGGAGCACGTATATAGCGGAGTCTACAGATGGAAAATTTAG
- the dapB gene encoding 4-hydroxy-tetrahydrodipicolinate reductase: MLQITLLGYGKMGRMIHSLAEAHGCQVLSIIDPTQEGCEKEITASNLAEVCLDFSHPDAVMDNIRKVASAGKNLVVGTTGWNKYLSEVQELVERNRIGMLWGANFSIGMNLFTRIVHFATSVCDKFPDYDVCGWEMHHNQKADSPSGTAIQLANAIIAESSRKETAVFDKLERRIQRDELHFASLRGGAVPGTHNVIFDSNTDSLELTHRVRSRACFAVGALQAAQWISIRKGLHSFNQMMEDLLC, translated from the coding sequence ATGTTACAGATAACTTTACTCGGCTATGGTAAGATGGGCCGGATGATCCACAGCCTGGCCGAAGCGCACGGCTGCCAGGTGCTTTCCATCATCGATCCCACGCAGGAAGGCTGCGAGAAGGAGATTACAGCTTCCAATCTGGCTGAGGTCTGCCTCGATTTCAGCCATCCGGATGCCGTCATGGACAACATCCGCAAGGTCGCCTCAGCCGGGAAAAACCTGGTTGTTGGCACCACCGGCTGGAACAAATATCTCTCCGAGGTTCAGGAACTGGTGGAACGGAACAGGATCGGCATGCTCTGGGGCGCGAATTTTTCCATCGGCATGAATCTTTTCACCCGCATAGTCCATTTCGCTACCTCGGTCTGCGACAAGTTTCCCGATTACGATGTCTGCGGCTGGGAAATGCATCACAACCAGAAGGCCGACAGCCCTTCCGGGACGGCGATCCAACTGGCCAACGCGATCATCGCGGAAAGCAGCAGAAAGGAAACCGCGGTCTTTGACAAGCTCGAAAGGCGCATCCAGCGCGACGAGCTGCATTTCGCCAGCCTGCGCGGGGGAGCGGTGCCAGGCACCCACAACGTGATCTTCGACAGCAACACCGACAGCCTCGAACTCACCCATAGAGTGCGTTCCCGGGCCTGTTTTGCCGTTGGGGCGCTGCAGGCTGCGCAATGGATATCCATACGCAAGGGCCTGCACAGCTTCAACCAGATGATGGAAGACCTGCTATGCTGA
- a CDS encoding helix-turn-helix domain-containing protein, whose protein sequence is MENLGAQLRKLREDKGLSYAKVQEDLLLRELQIRLMEDNRFSELGPSGLARAMVHKYAAYLEADLNEVMAELKVMLPERINKEFKPKKVVKEKKILLSPNFLWLIGIILFVVVLGTILWHAYTRGWLETPDIFKSSAADTTVVVSKEHQEPKPDPMRDRQKQISEALGRQSSAPVSNAIRETIAVQDSTDHLGQILGPSQVNVPLN, encoded by the coding sequence ATGGAAAATTTAGGCGCGCAGCTGCGTAAATTGCGTGAGGACAAGGGCCTGAGCTACGCGAAGGTGCAGGAGGACCTGCTGTTGCGGGAGCTTCAGATCCGCCTGATGGAGGACAACCGCTTTTCCGAACTGGGGCCTTCCGGCCTGGCGCGGGCGATGGTCCACAAATACGCGGCCTATCTGGAAGCGGACCTGAATGAGGTGATGGCGGAGCTGAAGGTGATGCTGCCCGAGCGGATCAACAAGGAATTCAAGCCCAAGAAGGTGGTCAAGGAAAAGAAGATCCTGCTTTCACCCAACTTCCTTTGGCTGATCGGGATCATCCTCTTCGTGGTGGTTTTGGGGACCATCCTCTGGCACGCCTATACCCGGGGTTGGCTGGAAACGCCTGATATTTTCAAGTCTTCAGCCGCGGACACGACCGTCGTTGTAAGCAAGGAACACCAGGAGCCAAAGCCTGATCCGATGCGGGACCGGCAAAAGCAAATTTCCGAAGCGCTGGGCAGGCAAAGCTCCGCGCCGGTTTCCAACGCAATCCGGGAGACCATAGCTGTCCAGGACAGTACCGATCATCTGGGGCAGATATTGGGACCTTCCCAAGTGAACGTGCCCCTGAATTGA
- a CDS encoding transglycosylase SLT domain-containing protein codes for MPARKSKGRARRIFYLPLILLLALLILVYNPVSVRLMTVGVAVWYGLDPGIFYRLINAESRFRSFAVSPSAAIGLGQVKESTAQYIHVKHRRGMLFVPFYNLRMSARYLRYLQKQFSDNWSLVLAAYNWGENNVARAMRGIEIDPEADYRERFSDVPETYHFINKILPAAKKA; via the coding sequence ATGCCCGCGCGTAAATCCAAAGGCAGGGCCAGGAGGATATTCTACCTTCCCCTGATCCTGCTTTTGGCGCTTCTGATCCTGGTCTACAACCCCGTCTCGGTGCGGCTGATGACGGTCGGAGTGGCGGTCTGGTACGGACTCGATCCCGGCATTTTCTACCGTCTGATCAATGCCGAAAGCCGTTTCCGCAGCTTTGCCGTTTCCCCTTCTGCCGCGATCGGGCTCGGCCAGGTGAAGGAATCCACCGCGCAATACATCCACGTGAAACACAGGCGGGGCATGCTCTTCGTGCCTTTCTACAATCTGCGGATGTCCGCCCGTTATCTGCGCTATCTGCAAAAGCAATTCTCGGACAACTGGAGCCTGGTCCTGGCAGCCTACAATTGGGGCGAAAACAACGTCGCCAGGGCCATGCGCGGCATCGAGATCGATCCGGAAGCGGATTACCGCGAGCGCTTTTCCGACGTTCCGGAAACCTACCATTTCATCAATAAAATCCTGCCTGCCGCAAAAAAGGCTTGA
- a CDS encoding T9SS type A sorting domain-containing protein, which yields MKKIMVLSLLILLPLAIWGADLDLSAISSKLARAFISDSRGMWVPTQITSNDVYGSVYDPYMRIVLDYGTQLTMPDSISIFEYDSSAEEWVKLAVNRYQYNAQGRIVQGIMYYNTGYMYVPGVRITSTYNNQDWLTHMYVDFFSFVDQTWSPSTRFHVLYDGPQIENIYTWSWDSSSGVDSYSKINMLFDTQGRIIEEIDQVSADSTSWINDYRLVRSYHSSDTSTNLTFIHHISQYLPLMFAFEDVDMLDPSKPLEETEYNWMRLGWMENERNEYSYNAEDLCSMQTLSWWDLDHWVEVVRFTNLYYYFEEIFQEFTWEWDNGNWVNTMMDQYEWTFVDVANADPVLPGPGEMALRLYPTPFSGKLNISLRSQGQDPVRVQIYNLKGQKIREWNCAGCQTTEWDGLDAAGNEAGAGIYLVKASSGRDFQTAKCLKLK from the coding sequence ATGAAAAAGATCATGGTCCTTTCTTTGTTGATCCTGCTCCCGCTGGCCATATGGGGAGCGGATCTCGATCTCTCCGCCATCTCCAGCAAGCTGGCCAGGGCTTTTATTTCTGACAGCCGCGGGATGTGGGTGCCAACCCAGATCACATCCAACGACGTTTACGGCAGCGTTTATGATCCCTATATGCGGATCGTGCTTGATTACGGGACCCAACTGACGATGCCGGATTCGATCTCGATCTTCGAATACGACAGCAGCGCGGAGGAATGGGTCAAGCTGGCCGTGAACCGTTATCAGTACAACGCCCAGGGCCGCATCGTGCAGGGCATCATGTACTATAACACAGGGTATATGTATGTGCCCGGAGTCCGCATTACGAGTACCTACAACAACCAGGACTGGCTGACCCACATGTATGTGGACTTCTTCAGCTTTGTGGACCAAACGTGGTCACCCTCAACGCGTTTTCACGTCCTCTATGACGGCCCGCAGATCGAAAACATCTATACCTGGAGCTGGGATAGTAGTTCTGGGGTCGATTCCTACAGCAAGATAAACATGCTGTTCGACACCCAGGGCAGGATCATCGAGGAGATCGATCAGGTTTCCGCGGATTCCACCAGTTGGATCAACGATTACCGGCTTGTCCGGAGCTATCATTCCTCGGACACCTCCACGAACCTGACTTTCATCCACCACATATCCCAATATCTGCCGCTGATGTTCGCTTTCGAGGACGTGGACATGCTCGATCCGTCCAAGCCGCTGGAGGAGACCGAATACAACTGGATGCGGCTGGGCTGGATGGAAAATGAACGTAATGAATACAGCTACAATGCAGAAGACCTCTGTAGCATGCAAACCTTGTCCTGGTGGGACTTGGATCATTGGGTCGAGGTCGTGCGTTTCACTAATTTATACTATTATTTTGAAGAGATCTTTCAGGAATTCACCTGGGAATGGGACAACGGCAACTGGGTGAATACCATGATGGACCAGTATGAATGGACTTTTGTGGATGTGGCCAATGCGGATCCGGTGCTTCCCGGACCCGGTGAAATGGCCCTGCGGCTGTATCCGACGCCCTTCTCCGGAAAGCTGAACATCAGCCTGCGGAGCCAGGGGCAGGATCCTGTCAGGGTGCAGATCTACAACCTTAAAGGCCAAAAGATCCGGGAATGGAATTGCGCCGGCTGCCAAACCACGGAATGGGACGGATTGGACGCTGCCGGTAATGAGGCTGGAGCGGGGATCTATCTCGTCAAAGCCAGCTCCGGCCGGGACTTCCAGACCGCGAAGTGCCTCAAGCTCAAATAG
- a CDS encoding class I SAM-dependent methyltransferase, whose translation MNYKEHYRVDAETFDYWADYHFTPTEAIRDRMTLRLARIQPGERVLDVGSGNGWFSLQAASRDVEVTAMDLSEANLARIKQSDGRIQTWLADALEPPAIEGKFDLVVALEVLEHLVDPGRALAAWKNLLKPGGRLLLTVPYKEQIRYSLCIHCNQKTPHNAHLHSFDRESLAALVLQNGMKVLRAELFAHKLQSHLRLDRLTRQLPFPLWRGSDRICGITGDKYNYLAILCSL comes from the coding sequence ATGAATTATAAAGAACACTATCGCGTTGACGCGGAAACATTTGACTATTGGGCCGATTACCATTTCACCCCCACCGAGGCCATACGCGACAGGATGACCCTACGTTTGGCCCGGATCCAGCCAGGGGAGAGGGTTTTGGACGTGGGCAGCGGAAACGGCTGGTTCAGTTTGCAAGCAGCTTCCCGGGACGTGGAAGTGACCGCCATGGACCTCAGCGAGGCGAATCTGGCCCGGATCAAACAAAGTGACGGGCGGATCCAGACCTGGCTGGCGGACGCTTTGGAACCCCCTGCCATCGAGGGAAAGTTTGACCTCGTTGTGGCACTGGAAGTATTGGAGCATTTGGTCGATCCCGGTCGCGCTTTGGCTGCCTGGAAAAACCTGCTCAAACCAGGCGGCAGGCTGCTGCTCACGGTTCCCTACAAGGAACAGATCCGCTATTCGCTCTGCATCCATTGCAACCAAAAAACTCCCCACAACGCCCATCTGCACAGCTTCGACCGGGAATCCCTGGCCGCCCTGGTGCTCCAGAACGGAATGAAAGTGCTCCGGGCGGAACTTTTTGCCCATAAACTCCAGTCCCATCTGCGTCTGGACCGGCTGACCCGCCAGCTGCCTTTTCCGCTCTGGCGCGGCAGCGACCGGATTTGCGGGATTACCGGCGACAAATACAACTATCTGGCAATTCTTTGCTCTCTGTGA